From a region of the Dictyostelium discoideum AX4 chromosome 2 chromosome, whole genome shotgun sequence genome:
- the commd5 gene encoding COMM domain-containing protein 5 produces the protein MIPVCQKFEQTFIKDILSLLVLYMKTKMINLVKKEEEDKLNQITESIHDKLTVSSNDNKVDPNLSSIVFTGLYYILKVALKKKVSNQIFVADITDLKLPQNLITDLTNIYNTQSKDLAERSNNDKILFPQLSSFKWRVDVIISSSFTSRVLNPVILMEMNDTNGKSKVFEVSIDNFHKLRYNAAKLLKDLEDLEQIQILSKLENK, from the exons ATGATACCAGTTTGTCAAAAGTTTGAACAAACATTTATTAAGGATATATTATCATTGTTGGTTCTATATATGAAAACCAAAATGATtaatttagtaaaaaaagaagaagaggataaattaaatcaaataacaGAATCTATTCATGATAAATTAACAGtatcatcaaatgataataaagtAGATCCAAATCTATCATCAATCGTTTTCACTGGTCtctattatattttaaaggTTGCCTTAAAGAAGAAAGtttcaaatcaaatattCGTCGCTGATATAACTGATCTTAAATTACCACAAAACTTAATAACTGATTtaacaaatatttataacACTCA GAGTAAAGATTTAGCAGAAagatcaaataatgataagaTATTATTCCCTCAGTTATCAAGTTTTAAATGGAGAGTTGATGTAATCATTAGCAGTAGTTTTACATCTAGAGTGCTCAATCCTGTAATTTTAATGGAAATGAACGATACCAATGGTAAATCAAAAGTATTTGAAGTTTCAATCGATAATTTTCATAAACTTCGTTACAATGCcgcaaaattattaaaagatttggAAGATTTagaacaaattcaaatcctttcaaaattagaaaataaataa